Part of the Sebastes umbrosus isolate fSebUmb1 chromosome 3, fSebUmb1.pri, whole genome shotgun sequence genome is shown below.
cacagttacgtggattacatatgtatatatagctaCGAACAGCATGAACTGGGTATTTTAAATTAAGAGCGTATTTACTTACAGAACAGGATAAAAACAGTCTTGTTGGGGTTGAAGCCGACCTGCTCCAGAGTCATTCCCACCAGCTCCTTCACCGGCTGTTTGTCCCATCCTTCAGGTATCGGCTCACTCTGCATCTTAGGCTGTTacattaacacaaacacattttttaaatcagggACGAGTTGTTTCTCCAGTTCCTTCTTATGTATCACACACTAAATGAGAGTGAATGTTACCTTAGCCTTGCCGTCTAGGTAGGACTGGCAGAATGTTTTTATGGTCGGTACGTCCAGAGTGTCAGACGGTAGGTGATAGGTCACATGGTCTGTCAGGTTGACCACTCGGATCAGAGGAGCCTCGAACTCACGAACCCGGAAGTACTCCATCAGCCTGCCATTACGAGGCTCATCCACGTCCACCCACACGAACAAAATCTGAACACACATGCAGAGGTGAAGTACGCCATCTTCTCATATGAGCTGCTGTTTGAAATGATTGGTTTGGTTTCTACCTTCAACCTGAATGCTTCTGCAGCGCCGTTAAAGGCCGTGTAGATCTCTTTAAAGCCAGCAGAGCTTTTGTTGACAAACAGGAGGGCGTGGTTTAACACAGGTGATGTTAATATCTGAGTCGCTGtctgcaagagagagagaataacatAAATACATCAACATTAACAATGTATGGTTATGCATGTGAATATGCTTTTAGCAAATAcaaactgttaaattaaatctcagctgtgtttctgtacAACGTGTTGCCtggaaaatttcactttttctaACCTTTGCTACTTGTATGTTGTCAGAGTGGTTTTTCATGCAGAATGTCAAAATAtgtctacttttattttttatctcattttgttttttaatgttggcCATTCAAGATACTGTGAGGAGCACTTGCCACTCACCGAACTGGTTGGGTTGATTTTCTCTGAGGAGAGGCAGCTGTGGGAGTCTAATTATCCCTGATGAGGATCACGTGTGTGAAGCCTATAACTACTTCTGGTTTCCACTGATCAGGTGCTCATTGTCTCATTGTTAGAGGTAGTGAGAACTACATTCTGTTGCTTGGTTTAgctgtgtagaggtgtgtgaaTCGGCAGAAGTTACCACGTGCACCTATCTGCATGATTTGctcactgttttctgtttgctcCTCGAGCTTAGTCTTTAGTCGACTTCACTCTGTTTCCTAGAGAGGTTTTCCTCCAGTCAGCTGCTCGGCAGTggtgttttagtttactatctGAGTCCACCAATCTAAGTATCTTAGTGAGGGAAAGGagcctttctgttttttaaggCTCATTTTTTACATCATAGTAGTTCTACAGCACAGTTTCCATCTGGTTAGGACTATTCTGACCACAGCGGCTTAAATATCCCAAAAGTTACCCCACACCTGTAGCTTGCACATTTAGCGGTTTACAATGATTCATCACAACAAACTTAAGCAGCACACTTCCTTTTAACATCCACCTTTCAGACCCACAGGGAGAGAGTCTTTGATTCTGAAAACAAAGATTTTGGGTGGAGTGTACTTCAAAATTTAACCCTTAAATTGGCAAGGATGTAGAGCCATTTCATtactttttcaaaatattactttaatttattttactgtttgtaTCTCTCATATGTGTTTCCCATTCAgggtttaaatgttaaatacaaGAACAAAAGCCACAAAACCTATTTATCCATGCAAAAAGGCATTTGACCTTCAGATTTCCACCTTAAAAAGATGGTTGAACTGAAACCAAAACACAAACTAACAAAGACTATAGAAATTCTAAAGTAAGTAACTGCATCTCAGTGAGTTTAAATACAAAAACCCACAGAACATTTCCAGACTTGGGAGTAGAGCAgttatacagtgtgtgtgtgtgtgaaaatgtacCATGCATCTAATACTCTACCTGACCCGTGTACTCAGTGACTGCGTCCATCTGGTAGACggtgataaaaatgatcagcaTCTCTTTAGATGTCTCGGGCGTCATTTTGTAAGCCTGGATGAGGTTAGACtgcagcagacacacaaacagacacacacagacaaacacagctAAGAATGCATAGAATGAATTAATGTATTCTACCAGCTTGACGTGAAggtttaattatttaaatccCATCTTGCATCCATAATGCCTAGAAATGTAAATAATTGAGTCAGTACTGAGAAAACACAGACCTATACAGCCATCTGTTGGAGGCGTGCGTTGTAGTTAAAGTACCTTTTTGAACAGCAGTACAACATCATGTGTGAGACCATATTTGCTGATAACTTCATTGTTCTGTGTCACAGTAAAGTTAATATCAGGAAGGTCGACCGCTGTGGCGTAAAACACCTGGACATACTCGTGGTTCagctcctacacacacacacacacacaaaaacacacacatattgttaTTCAGTTCCAGTCACGACGACACCAGCTGGGAAAATCAAACAGTTGGTATTCACCTTAAAGAACCCAACCACCGTCAGCTCCTCTGAggcctctgattggctcagaTCACCGATAAGGTCAGCAGCAGACCCCGCTCTCCTTTTCAGCCAGGTCAAGATGGACGCTGAGCTCTGAGGAACTTTATCACAAATCATTTTTAAGGTTGAtattaaagaaattgttttttgacattttgggaaatacgtgtatttgctttcttgcaaagttagacgagaagattgattcccctcatgtctgtgtgttaactATAGAGCTAGAGCCAGCTCAATAAAGTTTTAGCTGTCCATAACCAGACTACTATTAAAGggctttatgataataaagtatttattagtAAAGTGATAAATTACATCTCCATTAAATGGACCTAAAAAGGTGCCAGTACCCTAATTCAGCAGTTTCATTACATGATCATtgcacatatatttatatattcgcATATCTGGATATATATCccacttcaaatgtattttttatgcatttcattacatacatttcaacagtttatccataaaTGTTTTTGGTTAATAAAAACCTTAAATCATACtcaaatataatattgcatataTGCTACAATAAAACCAACTGAAAATATGATATCTGTTGACCTACAGATTTAATTGGATAATGAAAAGGAATACCAAAAGCAATTTCATGATGGtcaatactgcatttatttagctcCAATGATGCACTCGTCTCAAATGTCACTTTGAAGTAGACTCAAATCAACATGAATTCAGTATAACTGAAAACGTATTGTTTAAATTTCTTTATCATCtgttaaatcaacatttccccCTCACAACAatggtatatacagtacatagcaTGATGTACGTATAAAGGATATACTATTTGTTATTTGTACGTACTAGGACAGGGCACAGGGTTGTGTTTATCTCCAGAGAGGTACAGCCTGATTGTGGCGAGGCCGGTCACATTGAGCTCTTTAGCCAGTTCTTTCTCCTTCACCATATCAACCAGGGCcagtttgacctctgacccctggaGCTCTGCAGCAGCGCCTTCGAACGCTGCTGAGATACGATGGCCTTCTccagacagaggagcagctacacacacagaaacagacacaagcacaataagtacatttactcaagtactgtactttctCTTACAATTTTGAGGTGCTTGTACATTTTTCTGCTACTGGACTACTTCTAATCCACTACAATTCAGATGGAAATATTGAACTGTTTACTGCACTATATTAATTTGATAATTTACTTTCCAGACTCAGATTAAGAAAACCATCCAGCAGTTAATAaagttatatataaaacatatatagataaattaaaattagctcTACTGTTACCAGCTACAAAATTACTGtgataattataatccaataacatAATATAGGCTATAATATTCTGAGATGGGTCATTCTGAAAAactttacttttggtacttgaagtatattttgatgctaatactttgtTATTAAATGCATGACCtttacttgtaatagagtatttctacactgtggtattgctacttaagtaaaagatcttaTAGAAGATCTTTAGTGAGTGTGAATAAGGACACGCTGATCATTTAGTTGCTCTTTATTTATGGTGTCATTGTTAATTTTTATAGCCTAtataaacatgtgtgtgtgtctttgtgtgtaacTTACAGAAGTACACCAGCAGCTGCTTATGGTTTCTCAGTGCCCTGTTGAAATTTCCTTTCTTCAGCTGTAAAACTCCATCCTTCTCGGGGGATGATTTGTCTTCCTGTCGGTCGGGTTGTTTGTCAGCGTCGACAAACGCACAGAGACAGAAGGCCGTCAcccccagcagcagcaacagtgtcCTCATGACGGCTCACctacacactgacagactggacacTGGAGCAATCTTGACGGAGACGTATGAAGGGAGTGGTGAAGTGAAGGGctgatatatgtgtgtgtcagtgctgAGCTGGTAGTTCTGAATGCTTTTGTTATCTGCCGACTGGACCCACCAGTCTGTAGCTGATTAACTTTCCTATCTGAGCCCTGCTGTATCTCTGCTATTGGCTGCTTTTCATATCAAGTATATCACTAATATCTAAATGCCCTTTGCCTATAACACTGTTAGCCTCAGCAAGGTCAAAatggaagcacacacacacacttgccaaACACACATTATGCTCACATTATTCACAGatgttagaaaaataaaaccacTTCACAGCTTCGTCAAAGTAACCGAGACCATTTTTATTTCCCTATCAACATGATAGAATGATAAATAACAAGATAGCATTTTGATTTAAAATCCCTTGGCAGAGATACTGTTCGTCACACATTATTACAACGACAGGTAAAGCAGGTGCATTAATCAGCTATTGCATTGGAGTGCATAGCAGCACAGCACACATCCTTCAAACACAACCTTCACCCTGTTTTATACAACTGCTATTCACACCAAGCGTATATCACAGTATATATCAAGTCTAAATCATTATCAATCATTGCTGAAGCTTATTAAGTAACACGTTATATCCCGTACAAAAACGTTGTGTAAAAACAGGGGATTAATGCCACATtcacataaaatggaaaaattgtTCAGTTGTAATTTGTAGTAGAGACATATCGGGGATTTCTGACAGCAATATCTCCCACTTAATGAAAAATTGGTGTCAAGAAACTGCTGGAACAGCcagttagactgttatcaggtcattaaataggcgttatctgtGTATATAAgtctcatagatgtgggtcagaaggggccatcactgaaagaagggataaaagaacacaacagtgacCTCAGATGCTGTAGTTTAGACAGCGtaaaactccatatggggtggaggcCTGGGTGATGGATGGGATCTAGGGCTGTGCTGACCTGTTTTTTTGgacttcgaagcttcggtgagaaatactCAAAGGTATTCAGCGCTTCATGGTGCGCTGCAACACAGCAAGCTGACTTGTTCTTCTGTCAGtatgtctccatctcccctgtttcagtgccGATGCCACACTACTCttcacacacgcacctctacacgtAACAaacatctgagaataactaatagtagcttaattaatgttgaatatgaataataataataatgaataatgtttattccttattccatgggctatttggggatttcaACAtacttataaaaacaaaacaaaaaaaacaagcattcgaatactgatttggaggttggtTAACATTTGGGTCAGCCTTAATGggatcccatgtgaaaccaacgtgtagttgactttgtgttcacaagcgttaagtttcacttttcaaacgtagttattttaaaccaatacACGATAATTTTCCATAAACTtaaataagtgtttttgttgcctaaacctaaacataCTGTCTtgtttcagttcaaaatgtaacgtttcattatattttatgtgttagaacgtgttgcttttaagtttcactttcacagcgCTGCACAGCATCATTCAGACAgtgaataaacatattttcctaaaaatgtaaactattcctttaagatacAAATCCGTTCAGAAGAGGGCAACTACTTAGACTCTTTAACTTAAagggacgctgactttcgttgacttaacggccacatgtgtcgctgttaacaagcaatttctgattcttacagagagtccctttaactaacTTGTATAATCAACTTAACTGACTGGAGTTGTGCATACTTAAGAAGTGATATACCAAAGTATGCATCTCAGGAATTAAAAGCAACcatctgtatttttttaccAGATAAATTTGAGACACAGTAGGCTATACAAGAGTTTTTCTGTTTCTCAGCTGATCATATTTGAAATCATTACCGTTATTATGAGTAAACTTTactcatgtaaaaaaaaatttttttaacagcaacccaaaaattattattttacatgtaGTTGTTGTCTTGTGTACCtctttgtattaaaagttctgTCAATCAGTTTGTAGCAGGATTCAATCCTGTGTTAATGTTTGACAGATTGTACCGTAAAGGCTCTGCCCTCCCACAGAGGTGTGTTCACTCACTCTGGTTGCTCAGACAGGCTCATGTTGAAACTGGAATTACATCAGCTCACCTGGCTTCCATGTACTAATAAGAATTGTGCTGCCCTAAcaaagctaacagtgtttaaGTCAATCACCTGTGTGAGTTTATCTCGGATGTGCAGAAGAAATatgcagaaaaataaattggaGCATGCTAAGTCAATGTGTTTTCCAATAGGCTTTGTTTGCTTTAGCACAGAAAATCATGTCTGGCATTCAAGTCTGGACAAGTTACCCCCTTCATCATTAAAGTAAACATGAATGTAAGCTTTATATACATTagaaaaagacaaataacaaatattttgttcttttagTATTGAAATATACTGTAGAAAATATAATTGtcaaatacatgaaaaaaacaaacaaacaaagaaaactaTGATTTAAGTCCCTGTACTGGACATCATCTTGTTCATCATAAACGTCCTCTGTTAAGTCTTCACCAGTGTTGTAGTACTCAAGACCGGTCTTGGTCTCGAGACTCTGCAATGCCTTTTAAGACATTTCTCACAGTCCACttacacatacagacatactGCAGGCTTTGTGGCAAcaaaagaggtgaatgaagaggaatcttcatttgttttcttgggaatgtggatctttcagtTCAATTTGAGAAGTGCATATGGTTGGTATGTTACACATTTTATGGTTAAGTGTGGCAGTGTGTGACTCACACTGGTCTTGGCTTGGTCTCGATACACTCTAGTCttggtttaggtggtcttgactacaacactggtCTGCACTCTGTAATGTTGTAAAGCATCCTGCACACACGCGGTAAAATGGTGCCTAATGTACATGCAGGGACGGATTCAGtattctcttcctcttcattgaTTTGAATTAAAACCCTCacaattaaaggaccagtgtgtaacatttagggggatctattggcagaaatagggagcggatcctcttcacagTGTCCGCCACGTTGATCTGCCATGTGTCTACAGTGGcacaaaacagacaaaccaaactgttaacttttcctgcttcggccggagtcaataacgttacttaCTCCCGtcaccgctgctctctctctctcttgcttcaccactcacttccctcgtacacacactctggctctgctccaaatggctctagagacgattcacgtttttgcgtcggccaccgtagctctccaacacgcttggcacacgggagaggcttcagtttgtTCCTATGTTCCTATGTATTAGGAATGCTTGTGTGTTGTGCCTTAAAATTTTCCGAAAATATATAAGACATCTTAAAGAAAGATCAtattatgaattaaaaaatttaatatttttggtatcataCTCAGAGCATGTAGGTTTTGTCCTTCACAGTGAAAAGCGGCAGTGAATTTGCATTTCCGCAGATTCAAACTGTTTTTATAGCGAAACAAATCGTATCAAATCGTCTGTAGAAACTTCTCAAACAGCATAAGCCACTCCTCTGTCCATCTCAGTatgtactgtgtatatatatatatatatattaaatcacATACTTATAACCTAAATAACTCTCTGGCTTCCCTGTATAGCTTGGGCAATGAGCTGTTTACATTCCTATCTTTTGACAAACTGTTATTCATCCATGTGGTGACAAAAATGTGTTATGACTAGTATGGGGACAAGAGGAACCGCATTAATCCTGACGGTGTCACCTTGTGTATTTATGCAGCTGGTTCCTACAATTGGGGCAGGAATGATGTGCATCTTGTAGTCCTTGTATCATGAACGGGATTAGACAGCAACCACAGATCATcctgaaacagacacacacgcagagaCACAATACACAGATGTTAAAGCTGGTTTAGCACTCTGATGTTAAATACTCGTGCATGTGTATACGCCTGTCTCACCCCATTATTGAAATAAGCACACATGTGCACCAGGCAGCCCTCCCAGGCACGTATGTGACTTTAGTGGTGACAACGTGCTGGCAGTGTGGGCAGCGCACCACACCAGGGGAGTCTCCCAGATGTGTCACTGAGATGGGAACAGGCTGCGGCTGCGTGACGACCACCGCTGGCTGTGTTTGTCTGCTGCCGGCAGGCTGTGTTACACCAACTGGCATTCAGAAGAGACACAGTTAGGACAGAGGAGGATATCAGGGACAAAATAATACCACCTACACAGTTGCTATGTTAGTAGTTAATAGATGTTAACACATCTATTAAGAGCAATAGTAAAGATATAG
Proteins encoded:
- the zgc:136472 gene encoding protein disulfide-isomerase, with product MRTLLLLLGVTAFCLCAFVDADKQPDRQEDKSSPEKDGVLQLKKGNFNRALRNHKQLLVYFSAPLSGEGHRISAAFEGAAAELQGSEVKLALVDMVKEKELAKELNVTGLATIRLYLSGDKHNPVPCPIPQSSASILTWLKRRAGSAADLIGDLSQSEASEELTVVGFFKELNHEYVQVFYATAVDLPDINFTVTQNNEVISKYGLTHDVVLLFKKSNLIQAYKMTPETSKEMLIIFITVYQMDAVTEYTGQTATQILTSPVLNHALLFVNKSSAGFKEIYTAFNGAAEAFRLKILFVWVDVDEPRNGRLMEYFRVREFEAPLIRVVNLTDHVTYHLPSDTLDVPTIKTFCQSYLDGKAKPKMQSEPIPEGWDKQPVKELVGMTLEQVGFNPNKTVFILFYLPYSPESRALFPLWEELAEALKDRENVVVARIDASANDINMSMQGNYPSLCLFPALYAERVVIYTGKRNVKDLLKFLDKEMEKAKKYRVQEDEDRRKYIEAAKAEEAKRANETKDEL
- the si:dkeyp-75b4.8 gene encoding lipopolysaccharide-induced tumor necrosis factor-alpha factor homolog isoform X1, producing the protein MEPPSYEEASLHPPAVFNVLLPPSYHTSLHSPPTPPPTYREAVTIQRDAFPVLTVPTAVTPSSRNPGSIVHPLTQIGVTQPAGSRQTQPAVVVTQPQPVPISVTHLGDSPGVVRCPHCQHVVTTKVTYVPGRAAWCTCVLISIMGMICGCCLIPFMIQGLQDAHHSCPNCRNQLHKYTRHMADQRGGHCEEDPLPISANRSP
- the si:dkeyp-75b4.8 gene encoding lipopolysaccharide-induced tumor necrosis factor-alpha factor homolog isoform X2 produces the protein MEPPSYEEASLHPPAVFNVLLPPSYHTSLHSPPTPPPTYREAVTIQRDAFPVLTVPTAVTPSSRNPGSIVHPLTQIGVTQPAGSRQTQPAVVVTQPQPVPISVTHLGDSPGVVRCPHCQHVVTTKVTYVPGRAAWCTCVLISIMGMICGCCLIPFMIQGLQDAHHSCPNCRNQLHKYTR